From the Polaromonas sp. JS666 genome, the window GCAGGGCCGCCCGGCCACCATGCCGACGCCGGTGACGATGCCCGCGCCCGGCACCTCGTTGCCGTACTGATCCCAGGCCGCCAGCGGCGAGAGCTCCAGAAAGGCGCTGCCGTCATCAACGATGAAGTCGATGCGCTCGCGCACCAGCAGCTTGCCGCGCGCGCGATGGCGCTGGATATGCGCGTCACGCCCGCCGGTGGCCACCCCGGACAGGCGTGTGCGCAAGGTCTCGACCTGGGTGCGGCCGTGCGCCAGCGCCTGGTGGTAGGCATCGCTGCGGATGTCGATACGGCTTTCAAGTGGTGTCATCTGTGTCATCCTTTCATTGCAGCGAGCGAGCCGCTGTGCATCACATGGCCCGACAGGGTGCGGCCGATAATGCGTTCGGCCAACCGCGCCGCCTCGATCAGCGCCTCCAGGTCGATCCCGGTCTCAATCCCCAGTTCCTGGCACATGAACACCATGTCTTCGGTGCAGATATTGCCGGCTGCGCCGCCGTGCTGGTGGCCCGCGAACGGACAGCCGCCCAGACCCGCGACCGAACTGTCGAACAGCCGCACGCCCATCTGCAGGGCGGCATAGATGTTAGCGCCGCCGACACCGCGCGTGTCGTGTAGGTGCAATCCAATGCTGGCATCCGGAACGATCTCGCGCACCGCGCCGATGCGGCGCTTGATCTCCTCGGGATTTGCCCAGCCCATGGTATCGGCCAGGTACACCGCCGGCAGCGCGACACCCCGGTCGGCGCAGGCATCGACCAGCCAGCGCACCTGATCGGTGACCATCGACAGCGGCACGGCGCCACCGAGATTGCAGCCAAAGGCTGTAATGACGTAGGC encodes:
- a CDS encoding hydroxymethylglutaryl-CoA lyase, translated to MSKLPTSVEFHEEGPREGFQMEPKTYSLADRAALIDALAASGLKQIQVASFVSPRAVPQMADTAELFAAIAKRPGTRYTALWLNDNGFDRARACEQVDLDGKLMFYTTEPFSQRNNNCSVAGMRERQLGWLDRYVALGIPVEKAYVITAFGCNLGGAVPLSMVTDQVRWLVDACADRGVALPAVYLADTMGWANPEEIKRRIGAVREIVPDASIGLHLHDTRGVGGANIYAALQMGVRLFDSSVAGLGGCPFAGHQHGGAAGNICTEDMVFMCQELGIETGIDLEALIEAARLAERIIGRTLSGHVMHSGSLAAMKG